Part of the Fundulus heteroclitus isolate FHET01 chromosome 20, MU-UCD_Fhet_4.1, whole genome shotgun sequence genome, TGACCAGAGAtgatgccgtttttttttctaaacgtGTTAATAGAAATATAACTGAAACCAGCTAGAGAATCACTTCTgtttagaaacagaaaacacagccAGCGGGGCAAAGGGAAGCTAAACGTACACTTAAAATTAAGATATTTACCCACGGCGGGACGATAacttttattccatttttattcaatctgaaaatctgaccgtgttgaaaaaaaaacgcagTTATTAACTCAAACTATTGCATCTACCTCTTTGTAGATTTGATGAGTATTTAGCTGCAGGAGGTAACTGGCAGGACGGTCCTTGTGCTCCAACTAAACACTCGTTTGTGTACGTCTACATCTTGCTAAAATAACTTTTGTATTGAATACTTTCCTAGGAAATGTCTAAACTTCCTAAATGTTACCTTCACTTGGTTActgagtattttatttattgctatACCTACAAGGTATTGGattcacattttaatttgaaaaaaaaaactaagtaatACGAGAACAGCGAGACAATCTTTTAAAGTCTAAACGCAACAATCAGTCGGGCAATTTTCCTTTAATGGCCTCAGGTTGGAGTCTGCGGATCAAATAGTGAAATTCATCTACCTGGAATTTTGAGATGCATCAAGATATGTTTAATTAATCATCCGAAATAAGAACTCTCACTGTATTTAGTTTGAAAATGTATGCATTATTCTGCACTTATTTCCAACTAAATAATAAGATAATGGCTTGGGACAGATGATTAGATGCACATATGGAGATATTCTTGTAGCCTATAGGCTGGTTTAcacagcaggattttaaaatagacaattttcaaaatagacaattttcaaaaaaaaaaaatcctgccgAGTGAACCAGCCTAAAATTGTCTGTTGGACTCAAAGGTTTTACCATCAGGAAATTTCTACTTTTATCTTGTGTTAAAATCCTTGCCAAAAAATAGGAGGGACTATGTCACATTAGAAACCAGCAGCTTAGACCTCAAAGAAAAGCCGAAATCTGTATCGGCCAGGAAAAACCTGATCAGTGCGTCTCTACTTGGAAGTATTTGTTTTTGGCTCTGTAAGTCCAGACGGTGAGGAGTCATTCACAGTAAGAGGTAATCTCAGCAATAATAAAACACTCAGTGTAAGAACTCTATGTTACAACAACAGCAGACTACTTTAAAACAACTCGTTacaatattaaacatttaaactgagAAACAGCTTTACAAAATATGTAATAAATATCCTCTCATCTTTTTCACGTTTCAATAATGTGAGGCGGAATCTTGGTTTTAAATCAAACAGCAAAACTCCTAcaactggaaataaaaatgtgcgTTTAATATCGGGCCTAATTTGACGTTTATCTTCTACCAGAAAGAACAGCCGGGAAGGAAAGCTGAACGTTAATGAGGAAGCTCGCTGACGCTGAGATGCTATCACTTAAAACATGTCCCGAAAAAAATTGCACGATTTAAGCAAACAGATCAGGTACTGTTCAAACTAACAGGTGACAAaaggtttgtatttttttaataagggAATTacgcagaaaaacaacaaccatgcAGCTCATTTGCTTTTCCACATCAGTCTCAAAAGCGCTGAGAGACAAACGCACATGGAGAAACAATAAGCTTCAGCTGTTGGTTTCCTTAACTTTGACACACAtgagaaaagcatttttatttcccctttaaTACATAAAGTAGTGCATCACGGGTCCTGTTCTTGGACTTTGGTTTTCTGTGAGCCAGAGAGCGCTCCGTCACTGAGACGGCCGAGTCAGAGCAAAACCTGAAACGTCCAGACAGATCCTCCTTCACCTGTACGCAAACACCCCGACATGCGTCCAGGTTCAGGTGGCGCGACGGGACGAGACTCGCATTACTACTGTGGAACTATAGGGCGACGCTGCGCAGGAagggtaaaaataaaagaaaagatgaaagtgCCTCCTTTTCTCCTCCGCATCAAACCCACTCCTGGTTGAgctgtagttttattttttacgggTGCGTGTTAGACTGCTCATACAGCTAAAAACAGGGTCGCCGCCTTCCCCCTTCTCAAACAGTCTTTTCTTTCAGCTGCGTCTTTGTGCGAGGAGGAGCCCGTCAGTGACCGGGATACTGAGGTGGAGAGTAGGGGGGTGGCGCTGAAAGCAAATAAGAAAAGCACGTCAGTaaaccagaggaaaaaaaaaacgacagttGCCTAATGCGTCGTGAATATTTTGCCATTGCAATCATCGGTGTGCGCTCAGGATGCTAAAGGCCAGAGAGCGGAGGCCGCACagatgaataataaataaaataaaatcacatctGATGTCATCGCAATCTTTACTGATGTTATCGACATCGCAGGATTTTCTAACGTCATGCAGCCCTAATTGGTCGTCCTGTCAGGAGGACTAAACATCTAAACACAAGCAGATTACgaacagtttccttttttcgAGGATGAGCACAGCGTCCTTAAGACGTCTCTGTTGAATTAGCATGAAGAGCCAGGCGTCATGCTGACATGTCTGACGTCTTGGATACTCGGCAGTAAATCCAGGAACATTTTGGATAgcggctttaaaaaaaaaaatttaaatctgctCAGAGTGTTCAAACACCTGATTTAAATCCGTGTTCAGTGGGCAGACTGCTTGCAGGCTGCGTTGTGGGTCTTGTGTCAGATGAAAGAGGCTGACTTCAAATTTCAGGGAAATTTGCCTGATTTGCACCTTGTTCTCCACCAACCAGTGACCCGGCAGTCAGGCAAAAGTCCgacctttttcttttgttatgcTAGCCTTGCTTATTGCCAATAAAAGATGCTACAGACAGTCCGTAGTGGCAGCTTTATTAAATGATCTTTCGGGATAAGAAGAGAGATTAGAACTGGATTAGAAAAACTAGAACACATACTGGTAACTCCTAGCTAAATATCTGTGGATGAGAACAAAAtaaccaccaccatgtttgattgtTGGTACGATGATCTTCTGAAATGCAGAGTGCCTTTCACACCACATGTGAAAAGATGCATACCTTCTACACCTTCAGAAAATTTAAACTTTTGACTCATCGGGTCACAGTTTATTCTCACaaaagtcttggggatcatctataaattaaaacaagtgAGCCCTGTTGTGCCTTAGATGCCATTTTCTTGAATGCCTTTGGAACGGGGCATGATGTATtgcttttgagatcttttagcctggttcatgttgtcagacagtttGTATTTCAGGGATATATTGGTTCTACAGGCCTGCGTATGGACACTGGACACAGCATACCATCCTCATTTACTAATTTGTTAATCCCAGTTAATTCAGGATTTACCAAGACAACCTCACTTAGGTtgtcttttataatatttttggaTGATGTGAAACACTGAagtaggacaaaaaaaaaaaaaagcacaaatagaGGAAATGCGAGGCAGATTACGTGTTTGTCACTGCACACTGTAAGCCTCGGGTTTACTTCCAAAACACGACTTAAATATTGTGGTCAGAAAAGTTCTTCAATCTACCTAGAAATGTCCCTCATCTTTTACCTTGGCTGTACGCCGGATCCATCGAGTGTGATGGGTAAGGTCCCGGATGCATCATTGGGTAATGGACAGGCATGCCAGGATACTGAGGTGCCATAGGATAGCCCGCATGAGGATACTCTGAAGGTCCAAGAGGCTTTCCATATGCATCGTGCATGGGCTCCACGGGGTAGCTGGCCATGGGGATGTGCTGGGCTGGGCGGGGGAAGGGAGGGCCAAAcgtaaaaaaacacttaaaagaaaaCTTCTTCACCACAAGGTTGAGAATCTTCCCAAGCATGGGAAGCCTTACCATCATAAGgtgtcctgcctctctgctgcCTCCGCTGGTAGAGGTAACAACAGGAGCACATGAAGCAGCAAACCATGGTGGCGATGATGGCCACAAACAGCAGAATGGAGGAGGCGATGCCGACTAAAGTGCTCGGACTGAcgagacagaaagaaaacagcttACGTTTCACAGTAACCCACTTCTCACTTTGATCCCCCTCCCTTCATGTTGCTCCTGATTTACCGTCTCTCTAATCACTACAGAGAAGATTAGACGCTccttcattcacacacaacaactGCCCTGATATCACGTCTCGGTGAACGACGTCCATCCGCCCACCCCGAGTCTCTTCAACGGCGCCTCATCATCTGAGTGATTTAACTACGGCCTGCGTTTCATCTCAGCCGCTGACGCTCACTGATCCAGCTCCCAGCCGGGCTGAAAACAGCAGCTTGTGACGGAAGGGTTCTGGCACTGAGCAGGAAAGCTGCCATGCTGCGGCCTCCCAGGTACACACCGGATCAGCCCAGCATTCTGACGATCCCTTTAACAGCGACGTCTGCAGTGACAGAACCACTGGAGGGAGGACCTGTGGTTAATGTAATTTCTCTAAATAGAAATAGAGTTTTAGGGTATGGGTTGATGTAATTTTATTACTACTTATTGAGCAGCAGAAAGCTTCATGCAGACACTTCAAATTGGCCCGGCTTTTAGAGAAGACGATCTGTGTTAAGGTGGCCTAACTAAATAAatagtagggctgggtatcatctaggatgagccgataaAATACCATTCTCGATGTacctcagcttgatttgactccagtatcgatatttattactttcaaattcaTTCTCAGTCATTCAATTAACAAAACCagcaaaatattatatttatgttcaatttattgaacactgatatagtAATAGCAAAATAAAGTGCAtctggttcaatgcatttaacgtatcacagaaacaaaaaatgtgcccaaacgtctgattttagggacgaaagCGCTTCTACAATCCTGTTGGCCAGTCCGCAAATTtgtctcacttgcacttcctcgcCTTGAACAGTAATGGCACGCTGTAATATCGCCCCCTAGAgtttgggaggtatatcgatattgaaagttttaaaaaaatttcaatattaatctttttgtcgatttttatgcacagccctaatacATAGTAGTTCccttaaggcccattcatacctcacgtaaaagacggatacgtgtggagtgtttcatacgttctaaccgtcgatttcgtccgtattttgacacgaaaattgggagcttacgattacggacgaaacggatcaatacggagcaatactactggaaaaggtgggggcgctattgagtttgtagtacaaaatgtcaacaaaatcacgaaaaaggttataattctgggctctaaacaatggcgggattcgaggaacgacttgcggagcttgtccgcaactacccacacatattaTGATGCGTCGTGTcaggggcacagggacaaacaaaaagtttacttacggagcaagtacaacaaaatcacgtcttggaccgtcgccatgtttgacGAATTATTGGcacccagcactgccacctagagggaatattggttattgcgcacctcaacggacggaggtatgaaggagtcaacggatagaacgtacggacagaaatacggacgtgtaggcctaacgtagggtatgaatgggcctttaaaGGGAATTACAGACGTAAGAGGCTGCAGCGACCGCGGCGTGGAGTGACTCCTCCTTACCCACCTGAACTGGAAGAGCATGCagcgtttctgttccctctccGTGATCATCTTGAAGGGGTCCATGCAGCAGTAGCGCCGGTGACAGTTGCCGCAGCAGGGGGAGATGAGAGGGCAGTCGAAGCCGTTGTGCCAGGTGCCATTTTTATCCACGTACCACAGACAGTCCTCGCTCCCGCTCACTGCAGAACGACAGCAGCGAGAGGCAGAGTGACACAACAGGCGACACAGCGGGAGACGTTTTGAACGTGCGTTTACAGACTTCGCCTTGTTCTGCCTTGAAAATGAAAGAACTAAATGTTGTAAACAGCGGCCAACACGTCTCTCTGGCTTTAGTCGGCGTGAGCTGCTGTGTGTTACTCAACGCGTCCCTTAGGCAGGGACAGAAATCTGATTCAAACATAAGCACTGGACGTTAGACAGGAGATTTCACTTCCAGGCCAACTTCTAATCATGGTCACCACCTGATCACATGATCTATGAAGCAGCAAAAGGAAAGCGCTGAAAGAAAGTTCTCCTTTACACACTGCTCCGCCCAAAATGATCTTAGGTTTAGTCAGACAAGACAGCTTTTAAAGATCCGTTAAAGACAAGAAATTATTGAAAATGTGGCATTTTCCATGGAAAAAACATCATCTGAATGTAGAACTTCTGGCTTCTGCACGATCACTTTTTTagaattcattttaaattagTAGCACTCAGTCGCATTTAAACAGAATAAGTGGAACGAACTGCTTTACACAATAAGCCACTCAAGAATTAAAAAGataagaatgaaaataaaaaaaaacagtaattaaGGTCTTATGccatattaaaattaaaacattgcaATTTCAATGAGTTGCCTTTAATAATTGTGTAACTAAACAGAGCAAACTTTATGCGGTAGTCACAATTAGTTTAAAGGTTGGTGGCCTGGAGGGCGGAGCAGCACACTCGCGTTTTGAGGAGGTTGCaggtacccggttcgatccccgcAGACTACCACC contains:
- the shisa4 gene encoding protein shisa-4; amino-acid sequence: MEMIFPTGKMSLISSTLALLAIVSCTSPVSGSEDCLWYVDKNGTWHNGFDCPLISPCCGNCHRRYCCMDPFKMITEREQKRCMLFQFSPSTLVGIASSILLFVAIIATMVCCFMCSCCYLYQRRQQRGRTPYDAQHIPMASYPVEPMHDAYGKPLGPSEYPHAGYPMAPQYPGMPVHYPMMHPGPYPSHSMDPAYSQAPPPYSPPQYPGH